DNA from archaeon BMS3Bbin15:
GAAGAAGTTGTTTGAGCATCTTAGAGAGAGGGGTGAACTTGGTATAGTGGTTCGAGAAGTACAGGAAATGAGAGACGAGCTTGGGAAGCTTGAACAAAACATGACTGATTTAAGTGCTGATTGGGACAAACAATTTCGTAATGAATTGGATATTTCATATAATGATTTCCCCACATCACTGCTTGAGCAGATAGACGGCAAAATCAGTTCCCTTAGAAGCATGGACTCAAGCCCATTATTTTTTACTCGAATAAATTGGTGGATACAAGATGTTCTTTTCATTAGATTTAAAACAAAAAAGATTAACAAAATATTCTCTGATAAGTTTAAATCCTGGAAACTCAAGGATACAGAACTCGGATATGAAGGTCTTAAAGTTATTGCCGAAAAGCTTACTATGCTATTAAAAGCTTCACAGTACTGTAGTGATAGATGTAAGGCAAGACCTATTGTGGAGCAGCTTAATTCAAAACAATCTTTGGAAGATTTAACTTGCAGGATGAAAGAAATTTCTGATAAGTTAATAGCGCTTATTCCATCTGCGCTCGCTCATCAATTATCGAGTAAGACAGGACTCCCCAGAGATGCTGACAGAGAGCAAATGGCCAACTTGAAATCTGCCTTACGAAGTTTGAACCACCCACTTTCAGATGATGAAAGCCGCAGGAGTGTTCAGGATTATTTAAAGCAATTAATGCCATCGCTTATGAAACATTACCCTTTGTGGTCAGTTACAAATTTGGCAATAGGTTCAAGAATACCCCTTATGCCGGGACTGTTTGATTTAGCAATTATCGATGAGGCAAGTCAGTGTGATATTGCTTCAGCAATTCCGATTATGTTTCGTGCGAAAAGAGTAGGAGTTGTTGGGGACCCGCATCAATTATCACACACCACAAAGCTGAGCAGGCCAAGAGATATATTGATAAGAAAGCGTCATGGACTTGTGGATTTGTCACAACAGAGATTTTCATATGTGGATACTTCTCTATATGATCTTTTTGCGCAAACGAATTTTGTCAATCCTGTATTCCTTAGAGATACTTACAGAAGTATAGATATTATTGCTGATTATTCAAACAATAATTTTTACGAAGGAAAGCTCAGGGTCGCAACAAATGTTGATAAATTAAGGGTACCATCTGGAACCAAAGCCGGTATTCACTGGACGGATATTACTTCGGAAATTAGAAGTGGAGGGACTTCCGGCTGTTTTGCCCCTTCCGAAATCAAAGAAATTGTGGACATAGTGGCAAATATACTTGTTAAGAATCAATTTGAGGGAACCCTTGGAATTGTGACTCCTTTTAGACAACAGGCGAACAGGATCAATGATATGATCTACC
Protein-coding regions in this window:
- the recD2 gene encoding ATP-dependent RecD-like DNA helicase; the protein is MLLTENVSVITGPPGTGKSQVVSASLMNTRLKEEAALFTSRNHKALDAVLYRMQLDQSKPVIIRANSKEDPFLKFDCESALKQLLTDEHSNISQEQWEDVKKKLFEHLRERGELGIVVREVQEMRDELGKLEQNMTDLSADWDKQFRNELDISYNDFPTSLLEQIDGKISSLRSMDSSPLFFTRINWWIQDVLFIRFKTKKINKIFSDKFKSWKLKDTELGYEGLKVIAEKLTMLLKASQYCSDRCKARPIVEQLNSKQSLEDLTCRMKEISDKLIALIPSALAHQLSSKTGLPRDADREQMANLKSALRSLNHPLSDDESRRSVQDYLKQLMPSLMKHYPLWSVTNLAIGSRIPLMPGLFDLAIIDEASQCDIASAIPIMFRAKRVGVVGDPHQLSHTTKLSRPRDILIRKRHGLVDLSQQRFSYVDTSLYDLFAQTNFVNPVFLRDTYRSIDIIADYSNNNFYEGKLRVATNVDKLRVPSGTKAGIHWTDITSEIRSGGTSGCFAPSEIKEIVDIVANILVKNQFEGTLGIVTPFRQQANRINDMIYQEIPIEKLRSAQVIVDTAHGFQGDERDVIILSLCAGPDMPAGSRGFIRETANLMNVAVSRARAVLHIVGNKMWAAKSGIPHIVSLANPSKRTNYSSNATQSKWHPHESPWEKILFEALRNKGIDTIPQYPVLGRRLDLAIVQKDGIKIDIEVDGDQYHRNPDGTRKHDDVWRDIQLQGAGWKVVRFWVYQLREDMDSCINKIIRANNQE